The DNA region AtggcatgtatatgattttagtgattaatgacaacatagtcaatgggactaatatgtttatcaagtatatggtttagtaagtctcatggatgcaatatatgaaaaaaccaccaaagacaaactcaagaaagattgaATTGAATGAGTTCAAAAGAAATGCACTCACCAAATGGTCCAGTGCTTAGAAAAGTAtattcaccggatggttcggtatTCAGAAGTTATATACGCCGGAGTGTTTGACTCAGCAGAGGCATTCAGTacaacacaccagatggtccggtgttaataAGATGAACATATCAGAGTATTTTTCAGGAGTTGTTTCACATGTGCAGAAGAAGTTATACACACCAAATGATTAGGTACTCAGAAGGAGAATACAAGAGAGGCTTCACCGGATGATTTTTTTAGGAGGATTTCAGAGGTATGAGAAGTTATAcataccagatggtccggtgatagagtTGAAGATTACACCAGAATATCCGGTATTCATAAATGGATTTGAGTGAAATTTCAATAGCTAATTTGTATTGTTGTATATATTGAATGATCCGTTGTTAATACTACTATTCCTCCATGACATCTTTGGTGCCTGGGCCATGAGTGTAAAAATCAAGAGAAAGGAAACAAAGATCCGATCATGCGGAGGCAGCCCTTCTCGCTGCGCTTCCCGCAGTGCTCGTAGTAGGACATGCACTGCGGCTCCAGGGGGTTATACATCTTCGCTTCTCTTGTCTGTGATCAAATGAAGCAACCCAGAtttaattgtgattttgatacTAGCGAGTCCAATTCTCCTCTACCTTGTACATAGCAATATTGGTTGCAGATGACCGTACTTATAGAGCAGGAGAGGCCACCATCTGTCAATGCTAGCTAGGTGTGACACCTTGGAATTGAAGTGCACTTTTCATCATGTGTggaaaatttaattaaaaatggTGGTAGTTTTGATTCTGTATGAGCAGCCGTGACCTAGTTTTCTTCGAACTAAAGAATTCCGCGCGGTAATTTATCCGGACGCAACTGCATGCATTTTAAATCTTAGCCTTTAGGAAACGGATGCACTAGTATTGTCGTCATGAGTCACACATTATGAATTGTTTTCGAAAGGGCTTTAAAAAAGTTTACTAGAAAACATACTGCTGGCTACGAATTTCAGTCCACGACCAGTCTGCAGCACCAAAGTCTGCAAGATTGCATACACAAAACTGCAAATGTACCGGAAGTGAACGATTCAAGAGCATTAAACTTTCATACCCACGTTCGCTGAAAACTCGCCTAGAGTTTGAGCCATTATCCAACACTTGTCGCCTCACGTTCCCACCACGTCAAACCCGGGGCGAAGTAATCAGCGCCTCTTCTTCTAGATCCACTGCTCCCGAGCCCAGTCCATGCCGCCGATCACTCTTCTTATCAGCTTAGCCGGTGCTCGCTGCAAAGGCGGCATACCGTAGAAGCGTGGAGTGCCGAAGCAGCCTCCCTCTTCCTCAGCGACGAGCACGGGCGACGACATCAGTACGGCTTCCTATTTTTCCTTCCCTTTGCTCCCATCTCGTGCAGGCATTAACGAGCTTCTGCAAGCCAAGCTCTAACCTGCATCGAAGATCAAAGGAAAAATCAGGCTCGCCGGAGCTCGAGCTCCAACATATGTAGAGCTCGAGCCTAGGCTCGCTCAAGCTCAGCTCGTTGACAGCCCTAGCTGGATGTATCCATTGATATATCTCGAGCAAATTTATCGCACAAATGAGAAATGGAGCACGCAAGTCAAGTTGATATGCACCGTACTACAAGAACCACTCAATATCTTTAGAGGTACAAAATCCTTGTTGCGCTACATCAGATATCAAGACTTCCCCTTCTGGCGGTTCTTACTCTTACTAGACTACATATCCTACCAAAACCATGAAATCCCATCTCGAATCCCAATTTCCTTCATATGTCAAATGAGAAGCACCTTGTGTGACACTGCAGCGATACCTTGCCAGGATGAGCTCTATAAGCAGAAATTAGTTTCTCTAGACAGTTGTTCAATCAGTCGATCTTCACTGAAGCATATATCTTGCGCACGAACCAGAAGCAGGCATAGAATCCAATGGTACCAGTCAGCACAAAGAAAGCATATGAGATGATCAGCATGTAACCGAAGTACAGAATGCCTGAGACAAGCTTTGTGATCTCCAACTTATTGAAGAAGTAGAAGATAGCATAAGCAAACAGATAGAGGGCTGAAGAGCCCGCAGTCAGGTATGCCCTCCACCACCAGTGGTAGTCCTCACTGCATAGCTGGAAGTAGCATAGCACAATTGTGATCTCAGCACAAGTCACAATGAGGATGATAAAGACTATGAACAGGAAACCAAAGATGTAGTAGAATTGGTTCAGCCAGATAGATGTCAGGATGAAGAAGAGCTCAATAAAGACAGCACCAAATGGCAGTATGCCACCAGCAAGTATTGCAAAGGCTGGCTGCAGGTACCATGCTTGCTCAGGAATTTGCCGGGGAATTTTATTTGTCTTCACTGGATCCTCAATGGCTGGCTGCTTGAACCCCAAGAAACTTCCAACAAAGACCAGTGGCACAGAGATGCCAAACCAGAGGAGGAACAAAGCAAACATTGTTCCAAAAGGAACTGCACCAGATGATTTTTCACCCCAGATCAGGGCATTCAGGAAGAAGAAGACCGCAAAGATAATACCAGGAAACATGAAGGCAGTTTTGAGGGTGATCTTCTTCCATTCAGTGCCTTTGAACATCTTGTACAGGCGAGATGAGGTGTATCCTGCCAATACACCCATGAACACCCACAAAAGGACCATAGCAGTCATGAGTCCTCCACGGTTTGCAGGCGATAGGAATCCAAGTAGCGCAAACATCATGGTTACTAGTGTCATCCCAAAGAACTGCACACCAGTTCCAACATAAACACAAAGGAGGCCTGAGTGGACAGGAGGCCTGAATACATCACCATGCACTAACTTCCATCCAGTTTCTTCCTGGGCCTCATCCTGATTGTCAAGCTGATTATAGTTTGCTATGTCCTTGTAAAGGGTTCTCATCATGATCATGGCTACCATGCCAGAAAGGAATAGGACAATCATCAATGAGTTAACGATTGAGAACCAGTGAATTTGGCTATCACTAGAAAGAAGGTAGACATCCCAACGGGATGCCCATATGATCTCACTAGCCTGCAATAGGTCAATTCAAACTTAACCAAAAATAGGGGGAACAATAATCCCAGTGAGAGTATCTTGAGAAATGAACTATACCTCGAAGGTAACATCATAAGAGAAGACAACATATGCATCAGGGGCCACCTCATGAGGTGTGTGACTACCAGGCGTAATCTTAATGTTAGCATTGCAAGTTTGCACTGGAGGATTCTTGTCATCCCAGGCACCGTATTCATGCTTAATGCTGTATACAAATAGGTagcaaagaaaagaaattaTCAAATGAGATGACTTCATATGTAGATAAAGTGGGAAGCCAAATGTAAGAAGAAAGAGAACAAAGTACTGGAAACAGATAATAGGAAAAGGTGGAAGTGCCTAACATCTATGCAAGTTAAAGACCATAAGGTAAGTACACTATACCTGCTAGGAATCACATGGAAGCCAACAATGCGAGCATCTGGAGAAGTTTGGTCTTCATGGTACAAGACTTTAAAACTCAAGTGATTGTTGATATAATACTTGTCATCCTTGAGCTGGCAATATTGCATTCAGATCAAATAAGGTCCCcagtaaatattttaaataatatcAACCATTTTTTTCAAGTAAATTtataaacctacaactattttaacacatgttgcaaaaaacGACAATTTCTAGTGTtcatttcaaaaacctacaactttCTCACCACGGGCTCACCTATCATCCTCTGGCAACAGGTGGGCTCACGGTTAATCCTCATGTTACATGCCATAGAGGTTA from Phragmites australis chromosome 8, lpPhrAust1.1, whole genome shotgun sequence includes:
- the LOC133926917 gene encoding transmembrane 9 superfamily member 7, giving the protein MATTGGGPRPRHFLFLVAAVIVYSVSSPAQAFYLPGVAPRDFQKDDELQVKVNKLSSIKTQLPYDYYFLDYCKPEAIKNSAENLGEVLRGDRIENSVYNFKMRRDESCKVVCRTKLSQEAAKNFKEKIDDEYRVNMILDNLPVVVPRQTREGSQTPSFEHGYRVGYKLKDDKYYINNHLSFKVLYHEDQTSPDARIVGFHVIPSSIKHEYGAWDDKNPPVQTCNANIKITPGSHTPHEVAPDAYVVFSYDVTFEASEIIWASRWDVYLLSSDSQIHWFSIVNSLMIVLFLSGMVAMIMMRTLYKDIANYNQLDNQDEAQEETGWKLVHGDVFRPPVHSGLLCVYVGTGVQFFGMTLVTMMFALLGFLSPANRGGLMTAMVLLWVFMGVLAGYTSSRLYKMFKGTEWKKITLKTAFMFPGIIFAVFFFLNALIWGEKSSGAVPFGTMFALFLLWFGISVPLVFVGSFLGFKQPAIEDPVKTNKIPRQIPEQAWYLQPAFAILAGGILPFGAVFIELFFILTSIWLNQFYYIFGFLFIVFIILIVTCAEITIVLCYFQLCSEDYHWWWRAYLTAGSSALYLFAYAIFYFFNKLEITKLVSGILYFGYMLIISYAFFVLTGTIGFYACFWFVRKIYASVKID